The Triticum aestivum cultivar Chinese Spring chromosome 7B, IWGSC CS RefSeq v2.1, whole genome shotgun sequence genome window below encodes:
- the LOC123156276 gene encoding putative receptor protein kinase ZmPK1, with amino-acid sequence MTMRVAYIFSTSISFLLLLISLALAKDHGISYLGPGSSISTNSSSNSTTTTILLSPSGAFACGFYRVATNAFTFSIWFTGSSGKTVAWTANRDVPVNGRGSRLSFQTDGGLALLDYDGTAVWSTNMNAARASRAELLDSGNLVVVDQDGRQLWKSFDSPTDTLLPSQPMTRYVQLVSASARGLLYTGFYTLYFDSDNQLKLIYDGPEISSIYWPNPANKLWVNQRSAYNRSRYAVLQQTGQFFSSDNSTFEASDLGEKVMRRLTLDYDGNLRLYSLNATSGDWSVSWMALHRVCDIHGLCGQNSLCKYIPKLECSCLEGFEVVDASNWSKGCRRKANITASWDDRRRHEANNMATFSFSKLAQTDFYQHDLEYADSVPFLQCKEACSDNVDCQAFSYRRGEGKCYPKVSLLNGKNFPDPYNDIYLKVPKGVMSTSELASTVTHECKIHEKEADTSSRMFKGAISKFKVGYFLSSALTLLCIEVALVIAGCLVVYKWKIGPEVTDEGYMIISSQFRIFSHSELLKATNCFQEELGSGGSGAVYKGVLDDERTVAVKKLNDVIHGEQEFRSELSVIGRIYHMNLVRMWGFSVEKTCKLLVSEFIENGSLDRALFDYQRIIPVLQWNQRYNIALGVAKGLAYLHHECLEWIVHCDVKPENILLDKDFEPKIADFGLVKLQKRGSRALMLSRVLGTRGYIAPEWALNLPITGKADVYSYGVVLLELVKGVRVSSWMVDAEEEVEMAVRCSTEILEEKLAGEDQSWLLEFVDHRLDGEFNHSEAIVMLKIAISCVQEERSRRPSMSHVVETLLSLVE; translated from the coding sequence TTCGCCTGTGGGTTCTATAGGGTGGCCACCAACGCTTTCACCTTCTCCATCTGGTTCACCGGCTCATCAGGGAAGACCGTCGCTTGGACGGCTAACCGCGATGTGCCCGTGAACGGTAGGGGATCTAGGCTCTCCTTCCAAACGGACGGGGGCTTGGCCCTGCTTGACTACGATGGCACGGCCGTCTGGAGCACCAACATGAACGCCGCTCGTGCAAGCCGAGCAGAGCTTCTCGACAGCGGCAACCTTGTCGTCGTGGATCAGGACGGTCGGCAACTTTGGAAGAGCTTCGACTCACCGACCGACACGCTTCTGCCATCCCAGCCCATGACCCGGTACGTACAGCTGGTATCTGCATCTGCCAGGGGTCTGCTCTACACAGGGTTCTATACGTTGTACTTTGACAGTGACAATCAGCTAAAACTCATCTATGATGGCCCCGAGATTAGTAGCATATATTGGCCCAACCCTGCCAACAAACTGTGGGTAAATCAGAGGAGTGCTTACAACCGTAGCCGCTATGCTGTTCTTCAACAGACAGGCCAGTTTTTCTCGAGTGACAACTCGACATTTGAAGCTTCTGATCTTGGTGAAAAGGTCATGAGGAGGTTGACTCTGGATTACGATGGCAACCTTAGGCTGTATAGCCTAAACGCAACAAGCGGCGATTGGTCAGTCTCTTGGATGGCACTCCACCGAGTCTGCGATATACATGGACTCTGTGGCCAAAACAGTCTCTGCAAATACATACCAAAGCTCGAGTGCTCTTGCCTCGAAGGCTTCGAGGTGGTTGATGCAAGCAACTGGAGCAAAGGGTGCAGGCGCAAGGCAAACATAACAGCCAGCTGGGACGACCGGAGAAGACATGAGGCAAACAACATGGCCACTTTTTCGTTCAGTAAGCTCGCACAAACTGACTTTTACCAGCATGACTTGGAGTACGCAGACTCGGTGCCATTCTTGCAGTGCAAAGAGGCATGCTCGGACAATGTTGATTGCCAAGCTTTTTCGTACCGACGAGGAGAAGGCAAATGTTATCCAAAGGTCTCTCTTCTGAATGGCAAGAACTTCCCAGACCCTTACAATGACATTTATCTGAAAGTTCCCAAGGGAGTGATGTCTACGTCAGAATTGGCTTCTACAGTAACCCACGAATGCAAAATTCATGAAAAAGAAGCAGACACTTCATCGCGGATGTTCAAGGGTGCCATTTCCAAGTTCAAGGTTGGCTACTTCCTTTCTTCAGCATTAACGCTGCTTTGCATCGAAGTAGCTTTAGTCATCGCTGGTTGTTTGGTAGTTTACAAATGGAAGATAGGACCAGAGGTTACAGATGAAGGTTACATGATAATATCCAGCCAGTTCCGAATATTTAGTCACAGTGAGTTACTGAAAGCAACCAATTGCTTCCAGGAAGAGCTAGGAAGTGGTGGGTCAGGAGCAGTTTACAAAGGAGTCCTTGATGATGAAAGGACGGTTGCAGTGAAGAAGCTAAACGATGTGATCCATGGAGAGCAGGAGTTCAGGTCTGAGCTAAGTGTCATAGGCAGAATTTATCATATGAATCTGGTCAGAATGTGGGGGTTTTCTGTCGAGAAGACGTGCAAGCTCTTGGTTTCTGAGTTCATCGAGAATGGTTCTTTAGACAGAGCTCTATTTGATTACCAAAGAATAATCCCTGTGCTCCAATGGAACCAAAGGTATAATATTGCACTTGGGGTGGCAAAAGGACTGGCCTATCTCCACCATGAGTGCCTTGAATGGATAGTGCATTGTGATGTCAAACCAGAGAACATATTGTTAGATAAAGACTTTGAGCCCAAGATTGCAGATTTTGGACTGGTTAAGCTACAAAAGCGAGGATCAAGAGCACTGATGTTGTCAAGGGTACTTGGGACCAGAGGATATATTGCACCGGAATGGGCTCTAAACCTTCCAATCACTGGCAAGGCCGATGTTTACAGCTATGGAGTAGTTCTTCTTGAGTTAGTGAAGGGGGTTCGGGTTTCTAGTTGGATGGTCGACGCTGAGGAGGAGGTGGAAATGGCTGTTAGATGCTCTACTGAAATTCTTGAAGAGAAACTAGCAGGCGAAGACCAGTCATGGCTTCTGGAGTTTGTCGACCACAGACTGGATGGAGAATTCAACCATTCGGAAGCGATAGTAATGCTTAAGATAGCAATATCATGTGTGCAAGAGGAGAGGAGCAGAAGACCGAGCATGAGCCATGTGGTCGAAACTCTGCTTTCACTTGTGGAATAA